CCTCCCACTCTAGTCTTACTGGGATTGGCTGACTACAGGGGTGGGGCTCTGGGTACGAAAGGGAAGCGCGCCGTCTCACAACAAAGGATTTTGGTGCTGCAAGACGGCGGGAGACAAATCAATGTTTAGTTGTGTGTGTTCTTATTTCTCCCCAtggtttttaacatgctttaccgtATGTCTAtcattttaccatgcttttacaatggaaaaCTTGTACGAGGGGTAACATTACCATTAGGAGGAATTGCTGTGAAGGCTGAGATAGTAGAAGTGGGTAATTATTCTGAATggacacacagagagacattTTTGTGGTTTTCCCAATAATGACACTCATCTGGAAAATTCCACGACGCCCATATCTCCTTATATCGGCTCACAGCATGCACCACGCACCCAGGCACGTCGCTAGAAAGATGTTCGGCTACATTCGTGGCATCAGCTTTCTTGTACTGTCCTTCCATCAACTGCCGGATGTGATCTTTGTCAACAGGTAGGGGATTGCTGCTGTAGGACACGACCACATTACTGTTGTTGATTTGCAACAAATCAAAGCAGTGTTTTCCAGTCACGCAGTGATACTTGTCGCCCGCTCTCCAGTTGCTGAAGCTGCTGCCCGAATGCTTGTAAACGCGGACCGACCAGTTCACCCAGTCGTATTTCCTCTTTAAAAAACCGTGGATCTCTTCGGCGGTTTCTCGGTTGTCCGCCATGTTCTTTTCCTTCATCAGTTTCTCAGTGTCGACTTGAGCCTGCTCAGCAAAACCGCCAATGCATTCGTCTATCAGCGATTTCATTTTGGTTTCCACTTCCAGCATTTTCCCGTTCCACTCTCGGATCAGCGATTCATCGTCGCCGTTAGTTACGGCCGCGTGCCCGAGCAGAGCGATCAGGCCGATGCAGAAGAGCTCTTTGAGACGCGTGAAAAGATCTTCCAGGACGCGACGATTTTTCCCTTCGTAATTCAGGGCAATCTCCAGAATGGACTCCCCAAAGACGTTGTGTCCCATCACGGCATCATAGAGCAGAAGGAGGTTCATCTCGCCCCCCGTCCGGCTGAAGTGGTCAAGAAACAGCTTCTTCTTGACCTCCTTAAACTGCGGTTTAGCGTTTAGGATGTCCATATACTTCCGGAACTGGTTTTGTAGATTTTCCTCTACTTCAAAGTATTTGCTATCCACTAAACTCTTTTTAATCTCTCGATTAATGACCTCTACCTCATCAGATATTACATCTAATTTATTGCGCACGACCTGAAACTGTTCTTTTACATAGCGGACCTCCTTACTTTCCACTTGATCCAAGGCCAGTCTTAGAACTGGAGCCGCCACCTCACAGATAGGAAATATCTCTCCCACGGCGCTGGCCACAACCTCGGCTCCTTTCTCAAACATTTCCATCGCCGTTTcgatcacttcttttttttctgccactaTTTTTTCCAGTGGGTTTGGCATCTTTCCTTTGGAAGTGCTGGAGTCTTGTGTGTTAGCTGGGGAAGGCGAACAGCGTCTTGTATTTCCTgtaaaacaagaaacacatttagGACTTGAGAAATGTAGTACTGGACAATACGTTTGCTATAATGTTTCAAGGCTGCACACGAGAGCTGTGTAGCTAATGGGCGTCCAAAACAGTTGCATGAGATTATGGGTTTGAAAAGCTTGCAACCTGAAAATCgatctttttaaaaatctttactGCTCTTCAGTCACTTTGTTTTTAGTTGTATGGCTCTAGGAAATCTGTGGTCGTCAATATAGCGCTTTTAATCCAAAGCTCTGGTCGTGCTGCTTTAAACAGTGGTGACTGGAATTCAATACTGCCTGGATAATGTACTGTGATAAAGTGGTAGATTCCCATTAAAATAACAGACAGTcgaaaataaaacacatctaaATGGACAACAGATCCAGGAATGATGCTATACAACATGGGAACTGACTGACCCACTTACCTCTGTTGCAAGATCTAACTTCCAATATATTGCACCACTCCTGTGACTAGTCCTTTTTATGAAAATATAGTGACCGAATCTTTTTCactgcaacacaaatacattattttgccaAGAGAACTGCATATCAGATGGAAGTAAACTTCTATGAGCTACATTTTCATGATTATATTTTAATAGTCATTTAAAATCTACAAAACACTGGGTCTGTTTTATAActgtttcccacagtaaaagtgtaataaagcattgaaaAGCCCAGCaaggtatgggaaagcatagtaaaacaaTGCCAATCTATTTGATTAGTAATTCTCCATACGTCTCCTGAATCCGATGTTCCCGATATCCTGTTAATGCCAAGTTTCCTGCATGAGAAGCGGAAAAGCGGTTCTCCAGAGACATGGAagaatgtgaagtgtgacatacatgtACATGACTGCCTCCACTCTATCCCCTTCACAGGGGATTCAGCACACAGCTACTGTGGACATGTACACATGAAATCACATGGACTGAAGCGATCTACCAATTCGACATAAAAGCCTCAGCATTAAAGCAGTCGCTAGTATTTTAATTAACATGCTGcttccttcacacagcagcaagcttcataaacaatGGTGTTATTCATTACTCAGGGTACAACTAATTACACACAAAGGCATCATTTTTACACATGACAATGCAAGCTTTATGAGAATCCTGTGGTCTCCACGTGTTGATGGAAGCATCGCAGACAGGCTCATTCTCCAGCTTGTGGGCAGGCCCAGTTCATAAGCTTTCACGGAAATTCAGAGCCGTTTGAAGGCCTTGTTCCTAGGGCTTTCTGTGTTAATGCAGTGCTCTGGTTTCACGTACAAGCCCaagaaattaaataatgcatGTAAATGAAATAATAAGTGTGTATCTGTCTATGTTCCCGTGACtattttatattcattatttAACTATTGATAGATCCAGTACACCTGATAATATCAATCCATCTAAATCCACAGAGACTATTACAGGTTATATGAATGCATATGGCATGAGAGGAAGGCATTATCCTaatgattcattttatttttctctatacCATAAATCGTActcttgcattgattttttttagctAATGGCGCTCTAGTATCTAACATGCCAAACCCTGTGATGCATCCAGTCTCTGATCATGCTCCTGTCAGTTTCATTTAATCTCTGACTATGGATCAATACGAGATGGAGATTCAATACCTCCCTTCACTCCGATTCTGAATTCAGACTAAGTAATGCCGAGAGGCAAGATTATCGCTTTCTCGTCCAGAAGGAACAAGGAGGAAGACCGCAAACGCAACACTTCAGAAAAAGAATAAAGTAGATATCGCTGTTCCTCTTCTCCTACCAGTGACGTTTACTGCAGACCAAGTTTGGACTTAACAACTGGCTATCATCCAAAACCGTTTTAGAGAAATCATGTTGTTCATTAGCTAATCAGCCTAAACATAACAGGGGAAAATCAGCAATGTCTGCTATTACAGATCAGTCTG
This is a stretch of genomic DNA from Polyodon spathula isolate WHYD16114869_AA unplaced genomic scaffold, ASM1765450v1 scaffolds_1585, whole genome shotgun sequence. It encodes these proteins:
- the LOC121309936 gene encoding protein rapunzel-like, whose product is MPNPLEKIVAEKKEVIETAMEMFEKGAEVVASAVGEIFPICEVAAPVLRLALDQVESKEVRYVKEQFQVVRNKLDVISDEVEVINREIKKSLVDSKYFEVEENLQNQFRKYMDILNAKPQFKEVKKKLFLDHFSRTGGEMNLLLLYDAVMGHNVFGESILEIALNYEGKNRRVLEDLFTRLKELFCIGLIALLGHAAVTNGDDESLIREWNGKMLEVETKMKSLIDECIGGFAEQAQVDTEKLMKEKNMADNRETAEEIHGFLKRKYDWVNWSVRVYKHSGSSFSNWRAGDKYHCVTGKHCFDLLQINNSNVVVSYSSNPLPVDKDHIRQLMEGQYKKADATNVAEHLSSDVPGCVVHAVSRYKEIWASWNFPDECHYWENHKNVSLCVHSE